From Medicago truncatula cultivar Jemalong A17 chromosome 7, MtrunA17r5.0-ANR, whole genome shotgun sequence, a single genomic window includes:
- the LOC112416372 gene encoding disease resistance protein RGA2 isoform X1 — translation MAESFAFDIARSLLGKLASYAYEEASRAYGVYKDLQEFKDTLSIVSGVLLDAECKKDQKHGLREWLRQIQNICYDAEDVLDGFDLQDKRKQVVEASGSTRVKVRHLFSSSNSLAFRFKMAHQIKEIRDRLDKVAADGVMFGLTNVDPGLVVQQREMTYPDIDTSSVIGRKNDQDQIINLLMQPHPRGDGDGDNSLCVIPIVGIGGLGKTTLAKSVFNDKRMDQLFQLKMWVCISDDFDIRKIIIKIINSATSSTLTSSSVPSSGLAQLENINNLDIVQLVSRLKQKLSGQKFLVVLDDVWNDDRAKWLELIELIKVGAPGSKIIVTTRSNSIASMMGDVFPYVLKGLSPKDCISLFVKWAFKEGEEKNYPNQVEIGKEIVKKCQGVPLAVRTLASSLFSNFDISKWEFVRDSEMWNLEQKINDILPALKLSYDQMPSYLRQCFAYFSLYPKDYIFNSYDIGNLWVALGLVQSLNGSEKLESIARKYIDEMHSRSFIQDVKEIGSICEFKVHDLIHDLALYVSREDFVAVDSHTRNIPQQVRHLSVVKDDSLDLDLFPKSRSVRSILFPIFGVGLESESLLNKLMSRYKYLRYLGLSDSSYKTMPNSIAKLEHLRVLDLSRNGKIRTLPNSICKLLHLQVLDLGGCTEFENLPKGLGKLISLRSLTVTTKQSVLPHDEFATLIHLEFLCFHYCGNIMSLFRHQLPSVEELLIVSCSRLESLPLYIFPELHTLTIDKCEKLNLLLNNESPIQTLKMKHLYLMGLPTLVTLPEWIVCAMETLETLAIKRLPNLKRLPVCLSTMTRLKRLFIVNCPQLLSLPSNMHRLTALERLHIFGCPKLSRKFRAQSGEYWPMISHIKSVFIGKSKGHEVKLKTSTLKTM, via the exons ATGGCAGAATCATTTGCCTTTGATATTGCTCGTTCACTGTTAGGAAAACTTGCATCTTATGCTTATGAAGAAGCTTCTCGTGCCTATGGTGTGTATAAAGATCTACAAGAGTTCAAAGACACTCTCTCAATTGTCAGTGGTGTATTGTTGGATGCTGAGTGCAAGAAGGACCAAAAGCATGGCTTGCGTGAATGGCTGAGGCAGATTCAAAATATATGCTATGATGCTGAAGATGTATTGGATGGATTTGACTTGCAAGACAAGCGAAAACAAGTTGTGGAAGCTTCTGGAAGCACACGGGTGAAGGTACGCCACTTGTTTTCTTCCTCTAATTCACTTGCTTTCCGTTTTAAAATGGCGCACCAAATCAAAGAGATTAGGGATAGATTGGATAAGGTGGCAGCGGATGGGGTCATGTTTGGTCTTACAAATGTTGATCCCGGACTCGTTGTGCAACAAAGAGAAATGACATATCCTGATATTGATACTTCAAGTGTAATAGGAAGGAAAAATGACCAAGATCAAATTATCAATCTTTTGATGCAGCCACATCCTCGCGGAGATGGTGATGGTGATAATAGTCTCTGTGTCATTCCAATAGTGGGAATTGGAGGTTTGGGAAAGACAACACTTGCAAAGTCGGTGTTCAATGATAAGAGGATGGATCAACTTTTCCAGTTGAAGATGTGGGTGTGTATCTCCGATGATTTCGACATCAGAAAGataatcattaaaatcatcaactctGCCACCTCTTCCACTTTAACTTCGTCTTCAGTACCATCGAGTGGTCTTGCTCAATTagaaaacatcaacaacttagaTATTGTGCAGCTAGTAAGTCGTCTCAAACAAAAACTTTCTGGTCAAAAGTTTTTAGTTGTGTTAGATGACGTATGGAATGATGATCGTGCAAAGTGGCTTGAATTGATCGAATTGATAAAAGTTGGTGCACCAGGAAGCAAAATTATCGTGACAACACGCAGTAACTCAATTGCTTCAATGATGGGTGATGTTTTtccttatgttttaaaaggTCTTTCTCCAAAGGATTGTATATCTCTGTTTGTCAAATGGGCATTCAAGGAAggcgaagaaaaaaattatccaaatcaaGTAGAGATTGGAAAAGAAATTGTGAAAAAATGCCAAGGGGTTCCACTAGCCGTGAGAACTTTAGCAAGTTCTCTCTTCTCAAACTTTGATATAAGTAAGTGGGAATTTGTTAGGGACTCTGAGATGTGGAATTTAGAACAAaagattaatgatattttacCTGCGCTAAAATTAAGTTATGATCAAATGCCATCATATCTGAGACAATGTTTTGCTTATTTTTCCCTTTATCCCAAAGATTATATCTTTAATAGTTATGACATAGGTAATCTTTGGGTAGCCCTTGGATTAGTTCAATCCCTAAATGGAAGTGAAAAGCTGGAAAGTATTGCAAGGAAATATATTGATGAGATGCATTCAAGATCATTTATTCAGGATGTAAAGGAAATTGGCTCAATTTGTGAGTTCAAAGTACATGATTTGATACATGATCTTGCTTTGTATGTTTCTAGAGAGGACTTTGTAGCGGTAGACTCGCATACTCGTAATATACCTCAGCAAGTAAGGCATTTATCAGTTGTTAAAGATGATTCACTTGACCTTGATTTGTTCCCTAAGTCTAGAAGTGTGAGAAGTATACTATTTCCCATCTTTGGAGTAGGTCTTGAAAGTGAAAGTCTTCTGAATAAATTGATGTCGAGGTACAAATATTTGCGTTATTTGGGTTTAAGTGATTCTTCATATAAAACCATGCCCAATTCAATTGCAAAATTAGAGCACCTGCGAGTTCTCGATCTTTCTCGCAATGGCAAAATCAGAACACTACCAAATTCCATTTGCAAACTCTTACATTTACAAGTTTTGGATCTCGGTGGGTGCACGGAGTTTGAAAATTTGCCTAAAGGATTAGGGAAGCTAATCAGCCTTCGCAGTCTAACTGTAACCACAAAACAATCTGTTTTGCCACATGATGAATTTGCAACCTTGATCCATCTTGAATTTTTGTGTTTTCATTATTGTGGCAACATAATGTCTTTGTTTAGACATCAACTCCCTTCCGTTGAAGAACTGCTTATTGTATCATGTAGTAGGCTAGAGTCCTTACCACTATATATTTTCCCTGAATTACATACTTTGACCATTGACAAATGTGAGAAGTTAAACCTGTTGTTGAACAATGAAAGTCCAATCCAAACATTGAAGATGAAACATTTGTATCTCATGGGTTTGCCAACGCTTGTGACATTACCTGAATGGATTGTATGTGCCATGGAGACTTTAGAAACCTTAGCAATCAAAAGACTTCCTAATCTAAAGAGGCTTCCAGTGTGTCTATCTACAATGACTCGTCTTAAAAGGCTCTTCATAGTTAACTGTCCTCAACTGTTGAGTCTTCCAAGTAACATGCATCGCCTCACCGCCCTTGAACGTTTGCACATATTTGGTTGTCCTAAGTTGAGCAGAAAATTCCGGGCCCAATCTGGTGAGTACTGGCCCATGATTTCTCACATCAAAAGTGTTTTTATTGGAAAATCAAAAGGACATGAAGTGAAGTTGAAGACATCGACCTTGAAg ACAATGTAG
- the LOC112416372 gene encoding putative disease resistance protein RGA1 isoform X3 has protein sequence MAESFAFDIARSLLGKLASYAYEEASRAYGVYKDLQEFKDTLSIVSGVLLDAECKKDQKHGLREWLRQIQNICYDAEDVLDGFDLQDKRKQVVEASGSTRVKPHPRGDGDGDNSLCVIPIVGIGGLGKTTLAKSVFNDKRMDQLFQLKMWVCISDDFDIRKIIIKIINSATSSTLTSSSVPSSGLAQLENINNLDIVQLVSRLKQKLSGQKFLVVLDDVWNDDRAKWLELIELIKVGAPGSKIIVTTRSNSIASMMGDVFPYVLKGLSPKDCISLFVKWAFKEGEEKNYPNQVEIGKEIVKKCQGVPLAVRTLASSLFSNFDISKWEFVRDSEMWNLEQKINDILPALKLSYDQMPSYLRQCFAYFSLYPKDYIFNSYDIGNLWVALGLVQSLNGSEKLESIARKYIDEMHSRSFIQDVKEIGSICEFKVHDLIHDLALYVSREDFVAVDSHTRNIPQQVRHLSVVKDDSLDLDLFPKSRSVRSILFPIFGVGLESESLLNKLMSRYKYLRYLGLSDSSYKTMPNSIAKLEHLRVLDLSRNGKIRTLPNSICKLLHLQVLDLGGCTEFENLPKGLGKLISLRSLTVTTKQSVLPHDEFATLIHLEFLCFHYCGNIMSLFRHQLPSVEELLIVSCSRLESLPLYIFPELHTLTIDKCEKLNLLLNNESPIQTLKMKHLYLMGLPTLVTLPEWIVCAMETLETLAIKRLPNLKRLPVCLSTMTRLKRLFIVNCPQLLSLPSNMHRLTALERLHIFGCPKLSRKFRAQSGEYWPMISHIKSVFIGKSKGHEVKLKTSTLKTM, from the exons ATGGCAGAATCATTTGCCTTTGATATTGCTCGTTCACTGTTAGGAAAACTTGCATCTTATGCTTATGAAGAAGCTTCTCGTGCCTATGGTGTGTATAAAGATCTACAAGAGTTCAAAGACACTCTCTCAATTGTCAGTGGTGTATTGTTGGATGCTGAGTGCAAGAAGGACCAAAAGCATGGCTTGCGTGAATGGCTGAGGCAGATTCAAAATATATGCTATGATGCTGAAGATGTATTGGATGGATTTGACTTGCAAGACAAGCGAAAACAAGTTGTGGAAGCTTCTGGAAGCACACGGGTGAAG CCACATCCTCGCGGAGATGGTGATGGTGATAATAGTCTCTGTGTCATTCCAATAGTGGGAATTGGAGGTTTGGGAAAGACAACACTTGCAAAGTCGGTGTTCAATGATAAGAGGATGGATCAACTTTTCCAGTTGAAGATGTGGGTGTGTATCTCCGATGATTTCGACATCAGAAAGataatcattaaaatcatcaactctGCCACCTCTTCCACTTTAACTTCGTCTTCAGTACCATCGAGTGGTCTTGCTCAATTagaaaacatcaacaacttagaTATTGTGCAGCTAGTAAGTCGTCTCAAACAAAAACTTTCTGGTCAAAAGTTTTTAGTTGTGTTAGATGACGTATGGAATGATGATCGTGCAAAGTGGCTTGAATTGATCGAATTGATAAAAGTTGGTGCACCAGGAAGCAAAATTATCGTGACAACACGCAGTAACTCAATTGCTTCAATGATGGGTGATGTTTTtccttatgttttaaaaggTCTTTCTCCAAAGGATTGTATATCTCTGTTTGTCAAATGGGCATTCAAGGAAggcgaagaaaaaaattatccaaatcaaGTAGAGATTGGAAAAGAAATTGTGAAAAAATGCCAAGGGGTTCCACTAGCCGTGAGAACTTTAGCAAGTTCTCTCTTCTCAAACTTTGATATAAGTAAGTGGGAATTTGTTAGGGACTCTGAGATGTGGAATTTAGAACAAaagattaatgatattttacCTGCGCTAAAATTAAGTTATGATCAAATGCCATCATATCTGAGACAATGTTTTGCTTATTTTTCCCTTTATCCCAAAGATTATATCTTTAATAGTTATGACATAGGTAATCTTTGGGTAGCCCTTGGATTAGTTCAATCCCTAAATGGAAGTGAAAAGCTGGAAAGTATTGCAAGGAAATATATTGATGAGATGCATTCAAGATCATTTATTCAGGATGTAAAGGAAATTGGCTCAATTTGTGAGTTCAAAGTACATGATTTGATACATGATCTTGCTTTGTATGTTTCTAGAGAGGACTTTGTAGCGGTAGACTCGCATACTCGTAATATACCTCAGCAAGTAAGGCATTTATCAGTTGTTAAAGATGATTCACTTGACCTTGATTTGTTCCCTAAGTCTAGAAGTGTGAGAAGTATACTATTTCCCATCTTTGGAGTAGGTCTTGAAAGTGAAAGTCTTCTGAATAAATTGATGTCGAGGTACAAATATTTGCGTTATTTGGGTTTAAGTGATTCTTCATATAAAACCATGCCCAATTCAATTGCAAAATTAGAGCACCTGCGAGTTCTCGATCTTTCTCGCAATGGCAAAATCAGAACACTACCAAATTCCATTTGCAAACTCTTACATTTACAAGTTTTGGATCTCGGTGGGTGCACGGAGTTTGAAAATTTGCCTAAAGGATTAGGGAAGCTAATCAGCCTTCGCAGTCTAACTGTAACCACAAAACAATCTGTTTTGCCACATGATGAATTTGCAACCTTGATCCATCTTGAATTTTTGTGTTTTCATTATTGTGGCAACATAATGTCTTTGTTTAGACATCAACTCCCTTCCGTTGAAGAACTGCTTATTGTATCATGTAGTAGGCTAGAGTCCTTACCACTATATATTTTCCCTGAATTACATACTTTGACCATTGACAAATGTGAGAAGTTAAACCTGTTGTTGAACAATGAAAGTCCAATCCAAACATTGAAGATGAAACATTTGTATCTCATGGGTTTGCCAACGCTTGTGACATTACCTGAATGGATTGTATGTGCCATGGAGACTTTAGAAACCTTAGCAATCAAAAGACTTCCTAATCTAAAGAGGCTTCCAGTGTGTCTATCTACAATGACTCGTCTTAAAAGGCTCTTCATAGTTAACTGTCCTCAACTGTTGAGTCTTCCAAGTAACATGCATCGCCTCACCGCCCTTGAACGTTTGCACATATTTGGTTGTCCTAAGTTGAGCAGAAAATTCCGGGCCCAATCTGGTGAGTACTGGCCCATGATTTCTCACATCAAAAGTGTTTTTATTGGAAAATCAAAAGGACATGAAGTGAAGTTGAAGACATCGACCTTGAAg ACAATGTAG
- the LOC112416372 gene encoding disease resistance protein RGA2 isoform X2 — translation MAESFAFDIARSLLGKLASYAYEEASRAYGVYKDLQEFKDTLSIVSGVLLDAECKKDQKHGLREWLRQIQNICYDAEDVLDGFDLQDKRKQVVEASGSTRVKVRHLFSSSNSLAFRFKMAHQIKEIRDRLDKVAADGVMFGLTNVDPGLVVQQREMTYPDIDTSSVIGRKNDQDQIINLLMQPHPRGDGDGDNSLCVIPIVGIGGLGKTTLAKSVFNDKRMDQLFQLKMWVCISDDFDIRKIIIKIINSATSSTLTSSSVPSSGLAQLENINNLDIVQLVSRLKQKLSGQKFLVVLDDVWNDDRAKWLELIELIKVGAPGSKIIVTTRSNSIASMMGDVFPYVLKGLSPKDCISLFVKWAFKEGEEKNYPNQVEIGKEIVKKCQGVPLAVRTLASSLFSNFDISKWEFVRDSEMWNLEQKINDILPALKLSYDQMPSYLRQCFAYFSLYPKDYIFNSYDIGNLWVALGLVQSLNGSEKLESIARKYIDEMHSRSFIQDVKEIGSICEFKVHDLIHDLALYVSREDFVAVDSHTRNIPQQVRHLSVVKDDSLDLDLFPKSRSVRSILFPIFGVGLESESLLNKLMSRYKYLRYLGLSDSSYKTMPNSIAKLEHLRVLDLSRNGKIRTLPNSICKLLHLQVLDLGGCTEFENLPKGLGKLISLRSLTVTTKQSVLPHDEFATLIHLEFLCFHYCGNIMSLFRHQLPSVEELLIVSCSRLESLPLYIFPELHTLTIDKCEKLNLLLNNESPIQTLKMKHLYLMGLPTLVTLPEWIVCAMETLETLAIKRLPNLKRLPVCLSTMTRLKRLFIVNCPQLLSLPSNMHRLTALERLHIFGCPKLSRKFRAQSGEYWPMISHIKSVFIGKSKGHEVKLKTSTLKEG, via the exons ATGGCAGAATCATTTGCCTTTGATATTGCTCGTTCACTGTTAGGAAAACTTGCATCTTATGCTTATGAAGAAGCTTCTCGTGCCTATGGTGTGTATAAAGATCTACAAGAGTTCAAAGACACTCTCTCAATTGTCAGTGGTGTATTGTTGGATGCTGAGTGCAAGAAGGACCAAAAGCATGGCTTGCGTGAATGGCTGAGGCAGATTCAAAATATATGCTATGATGCTGAAGATGTATTGGATGGATTTGACTTGCAAGACAAGCGAAAACAAGTTGTGGAAGCTTCTGGAAGCACACGGGTGAAGGTACGCCACTTGTTTTCTTCCTCTAATTCACTTGCTTTCCGTTTTAAAATGGCGCACCAAATCAAAGAGATTAGGGATAGATTGGATAAGGTGGCAGCGGATGGGGTCATGTTTGGTCTTACAAATGTTGATCCCGGACTCGTTGTGCAACAAAGAGAAATGACATATCCTGATATTGATACTTCAAGTGTAATAGGAAGGAAAAATGACCAAGATCAAATTATCAATCTTTTGATGCAGCCACATCCTCGCGGAGATGGTGATGGTGATAATAGTCTCTGTGTCATTCCAATAGTGGGAATTGGAGGTTTGGGAAAGACAACACTTGCAAAGTCGGTGTTCAATGATAAGAGGATGGATCAACTTTTCCAGTTGAAGATGTGGGTGTGTATCTCCGATGATTTCGACATCAGAAAGataatcattaaaatcatcaactctGCCACCTCTTCCACTTTAACTTCGTCTTCAGTACCATCGAGTGGTCTTGCTCAATTagaaaacatcaacaacttagaTATTGTGCAGCTAGTAAGTCGTCTCAAACAAAAACTTTCTGGTCAAAAGTTTTTAGTTGTGTTAGATGACGTATGGAATGATGATCGTGCAAAGTGGCTTGAATTGATCGAATTGATAAAAGTTGGTGCACCAGGAAGCAAAATTATCGTGACAACACGCAGTAACTCAATTGCTTCAATGATGGGTGATGTTTTtccttatgttttaaaaggTCTTTCTCCAAAGGATTGTATATCTCTGTTTGTCAAATGGGCATTCAAGGAAggcgaagaaaaaaattatccaaatcaaGTAGAGATTGGAAAAGAAATTGTGAAAAAATGCCAAGGGGTTCCACTAGCCGTGAGAACTTTAGCAAGTTCTCTCTTCTCAAACTTTGATATAAGTAAGTGGGAATTTGTTAGGGACTCTGAGATGTGGAATTTAGAACAAaagattaatgatattttacCTGCGCTAAAATTAAGTTATGATCAAATGCCATCATATCTGAGACAATGTTTTGCTTATTTTTCCCTTTATCCCAAAGATTATATCTTTAATAGTTATGACATAGGTAATCTTTGGGTAGCCCTTGGATTAGTTCAATCCCTAAATGGAAGTGAAAAGCTGGAAAGTATTGCAAGGAAATATATTGATGAGATGCATTCAAGATCATTTATTCAGGATGTAAAGGAAATTGGCTCAATTTGTGAGTTCAAAGTACATGATTTGATACATGATCTTGCTTTGTATGTTTCTAGAGAGGACTTTGTAGCGGTAGACTCGCATACTCGTAATATACCTCAGCAAGTAAGGCATTTATCAGTTGTTAAAGATGATTCACTTGACCTTGATTTGTTCCCTAAGTCTAGAAGTGTGAGAAGTATACTATTTCCCATCTTTGGAGTAGGTCTTGAAAGTGAAAGTCTTCTGAATAAATTGATGTCGAGGTACAAATATTTGCGTTATTTGGGTTTAAGTGATTCTTCATATAAAACCATGCCCAATTCAATTGCAAAATTAGAGCACCTGCGAGTTCTCGATCTTTCTCGCAATGGCAAAATCAGAACACTACCAAATTCCATTTGCAAACTCTTACATTTACAAGTTTTGGATCTCGGTGGGTGCACGGAGTTTGAAAATTTGCCTAAAGGATTAGGGAAGCTAATCAGCCTTCGCAGTCTAACTGTAACCACAAAACAATCTGTTTTGCCACATGATGAATTTGCAACCTTGATCCATCTTGAATTTTTGTGTTTTCATTATTGTGGCAACATAATGTCTTTGTTTAGACATCAACTCCCTTCCGTTGAAGAACTGCTTATTGTATCATGTAGTAGGCTAGAGTCCTTACCACTATATATTTTCCCTGAATTACATACTTTGACCATTGACAAATGTGAGAAGTTAAACCTGTTGTTGAACAATGAAAGTCCAATCCAAACATTGAAGATGAAACATTTGTATCTCATGGGTTTGCCAACGCTTGTGACATTACCTGAATGGATTGTATGTGCCATGGAGACTTTAGAAACCTTAGCAATCAAAAGACTTCCTAATCTAAAGAGGCTTCCAGTGTGTCTATCTACAATGACTCGTCTTAAAAGGCTCTTCATAGTTAACTGTCCTCAACTGTTGAGTCTTCCAAGTAACATGCATCGCCTCACCGCCCTTGAACGTTTGCACATATTTGGTTGTCCTAAGTTGAGCAGAAAATTCCGGGCCCAATCTGGTGAGTACTGGCCCATGATTTCTCACATCAAAAGTGTTTTTATTGGAAAATCAAAAGGACATGAAGTGAAGTTGAAGACATCGACCTTGAAg GAAGGGTAA